In one window of Meiothermus sp. DNA:
- a CDS encoding glycosyltransferase gives MPQRILLVYTKAGGGHFALAQNLHKLLTELEPESEVRLFNFFDVGPRWIAQAIQDGYNFAVNKQRWLFTVFQAFYQTRPAIQSFARVLGMRLAPAINEYLEEFRPDKIIYCYPVNHGFRRLPYVRKHKPKTLTVVSDIFSPHLYWFIDTKDQYVVASPEAYSIARRYRVPPENLHYFQTLIDPKYDQPLAPEEVARLRREWGLVHPYTVLVTGGGAGLKISHRLVRELVKIEGINVVVVCGYNQKLYRQLEAFKQKNQIANLILFGFTKQMYELINVSNVVVSKAGPATIAEVLSQHKDLIVCDYVWPQEHGNVELIRHEKLGYYIRRPRKIAEKIRELKSRPPERKTLNLQNDIVRLARYILAL, from the coding sequence ATGCCACAACGCATCCTTTTGGTCTATACCAAGGCGGGGGGTGGGCACTTTGCCCTGGCCCAGAACCTGCACAAGCTGCTGACCGAACTCGAGCCCGAATCCGAGGTTCGGCTGTTCAACTTTTTCGATGTGGGGCCGCGCTGGATTGCCCAGGCCATCCAGGACGGCTACAACTTTGCTGTTAATAAGCAGCGCTGGTTGTTTACCGTGTTTCAAGCCTTCTACCAGACCCGCCCGGCCATCCAGTCCTTTGCGCGGGTGCTGGGCATGCGCCTGGCCCCGGCCATCAACGAGTACTTAGAGGAGTTTCGTCCAGATAAGATAATTTATTGCTATCCGGTTAACCACGGTTTTCGCCGCTTGCCCTATGTACGAAAGCACAAACCCAAGACCCTTACGGTGGTGAGCGATATTTTCAGCCCCCACCTGTACTGGTTCATCGACACCAAAGATCAGTATGTGGTGGCCAGCCCCGAAGCCTACAGCATAGCCCGGCGCTACCGGGTTCCCCCGGAAAACCTGCACTACTTCCAGACCCTGATTGACCCTAAATACGACCAACCCCTGGCCCCCGAGGAGGTGGCCCGCTTGCGTCGGGAGTGGGGCCTGGTTCACCCCTACACGGTGCTGGTAACGGGGGGTGGAGCGGGTCTCAAAATTAGCCACAGGCTGGTGCGGGAGCTGGTCAAAATCGAGGGCATCAATGTGGTGGTGGTGTGTGGCTACAACCAAAAGCTCTACCGCCAGCTCGAGGCCTTCAAGCAAAAGAACCAGATTGCCAACCTGATCCTGTTTGGCTTCACCAAGCAGATGTACGAACTGATCAACGTGTCCAACGTGGTGGTCTCCAAAGCTGGCCCCGCCACCATTGCCGAGGTGCTTTCGCAACACAAAGACTTGATTGTTTGCGATTACGTATGGCCGCAGGAGCACGGCAACGTAGAGCTCATTCGGCACGAGAAGCTGGGCTACTATATCCGCCGGCCCCGCAAGATTGCCGAAAAAATCCGGGAGCTAAAGAGCCGCCCCCCCGAACGCAAAACCCTCAACCTGCAAAACGATATTGTTCGCCTGGCCAGGTACATCCTGGCGTTGTGA
- a CDS encoding aldo/keto reductase family protein: protein MRYRKLGQWGLKVSEISLGAWVTYGDAVNDLERIKQITRIAYEGGINFFDNADVYAKGLAEELMSKALLEQFPRHELVLSSKVYWPTSEDANGRGLSRKHVRESLERSLKRMGTDYLDLYFCHRYDPEVPMEEIVTTVSNLVERGLVLYWGTSEWPAARIVEAVQFARANGLHPPAVEQPQYSMLYRERVEQEILPETERFGLGMVVWSPLAMGMLTGRYDKGVPKDSRFERYPQFGNRFLTDENVKKVRALKKVAADLGLTRTLLALAWVLRQKGLSSAITGATKPEQLKESLGAAGVDLPQEALERIEQILGRARG from the coding sequence GTGGGGCTTGAAGGTTTCGGAAATTTCGCTGGGGGCCTGGGTCACCTACGGCGACGCCGTAAACGACCTCGAGCGCATCAAACAAATCACCCGCATCGCTTACGAGGGCGGCATCAACTTCTTCGACAACGCCGATGTATACGCTAAGGGCCTGGCCGAGGAGCTGATGAGCAAAGCCCTCCTGGAACAGTTCCCCCGCCACGAGCTGGTGCTCTCCAGCAAGGTCTACTGGCCCACCAGCGAGGATGCCAACGGGCGGGGCCTATCGCGCAAGCACGTTCGGGAAAGCCTCGAGCGCAGCCTGAAGCGCATGGGCACCGACTACCTCGATCTCTACTTTTGCCACCGCTACGACCCCGAGGTGCCCATGGAAGAAATCGTGACCACCGTGAGCAATCTGGTAGAGCGGGGCCTGGTGCTCTACTGGGGCACTTCCGAATGGCCGGCGGCCCGCATTGTCGAAGCAGTGCAGTTTGCCAGGGCCAACGGCCTGCATCCGCCTGCAGTGGAGCAACCGCAATACTCCATGCTCTACCGCGAACGCGTCGAGCAGGAAATCCTGCCCGAGACCGAGCGCTTTGGGCTGGGCATGGTAGTCTGGAGCCCCCTGGCCATGGGTATGCTGACCGGGCGCTACGACAAGGGCGTACCCAAAGACAGCCGTTTCGAGCGCTATCCGCAGTTTGGTAACCGCTTCCTGACGGACGAAAACGTAAAAAAGGTCAGGGCCCTCAAAAAAGTAGCCGCCGACCTGGGCCTGACCCGTACCCTGCTGGCCCTGGCCTGGGTCTTACGGCAAAAAGGCCTGAGCAGTGCCATTACCGGGGCCACCAAGCCCGAGCAACTCAAAGAAAGCCTGGGAGCGGCGGGGGTAGACCTACCCCAGGAGGCCCTGGAGCGCATCGAGCAAATTCTCGGCAGGGCTCGAGGTTAA